GAAAGTTTTAGCTGATCCTCAAAACGTTCGCGCTGATCGATTGGGTCATTCAGTTCGGAGTAGGCATTTGCCAGCTCTTTACCGTTAACCATTAACTCGAAACGTTCGGTTAGCTCGGGGTTGTCGCGGTGCATTTTGGTTAGCGGCGACATTTCTTTCGGGTAATCGGTAATAAAAGTTGGTTGAATGTAGTTGCCTTCGCATTTCTCTCCAAATATTTCATCAATCAGTTTGCCTTTACCCATGGTTTCATCGATTTCAATATCGAGCTTTTTGCAAATCTCGCGCAGTTCGTCTTCCGACTTGCCACTAATATCGTAACCGGTATGTTCTAAAATTGCTTCGGCCATTGTTACGCGCGGGTAAGGTGCTTTGTAATCGATAATATTATCGCCTAACTGAACTTTGGTTGTGCCGTGTAAGGCCATTGCCACGCGTTCGCAAATTTCTTCAGTAAAACTCATCATCCACTTGTAGTCTTTGTACGCTACGTAGATTTCCATTACCGTAAATTCGGGATTGTGGGTTCTGTCCATGCCCTCGTTACGGAAATCTTTTGCAAACTCGTAAACGCCTTCAAAACCACCAACAATTAATCGCTTTAGGTAGAGTTCGTTGGCAATACGCATGTACAAAGGCATGTTTAGTGCGTTGTGGTGCGTAATAAACGGACGCGCAGCAGCTCCTCCCGGAATCGGCTGCAGAATTGGCGTTTCCACCTCGTGGTAACCATACTCGTTAAACATTTGGCGCATGGTATTGTATATAATTGTCCGTTTTTTAAACGTTTCTTTTACCTCAGGATTAACAATCAAATCAATGTAACGCTGGCGGTACCGTTGTTCCGGATCGGTAAAGGCATCAAAAGTTTTACCATCTTTTTCTTTTACAATTGGCAACGGTCGTAACGATTTATTCAGCACCGTAAATCCGGTAGCATGAATGGTTAATTCGCCCATTTGAGTGATAAAGGCATGACCTTTAACACCAATAATATCCCCAATGTCGAGGAGTTTTTTAAATACCTCGTTGTACATGGTTTTATCCTCGCCGGTACAAATTTCGTCGCGGTTAACGTAAATCTGAATGCGTCCTTCGTGGTCCTGAATTTCAGCAAACGCCGCTTTACCCATAATTCTGCGGCTCATCAAACGGCCCGCGATAACTACGTCCTGAAAATTCTTTTCCT
Above is a genomic segment from uncultured Draconibacterium sp. containing:
- the lysS gene encoding lysine--tRNA ligase; amino-acid sequence: MSHQELSEQEVIRRNSLQKMRELGIDPYPAAQYHVNTNSKEIKENFKEEEKNFQDVVIAGRLMSRRIMGKAAFAEIQDHEGRIQIYVNRDEICTGEDKTMYNEVFKKLLDIGDIIGVKGHAFITQMGELTIHATGFTVLNKSLRPLPIVKEKDGKTFDAFTDPEQRYRQRYIDLIVNPEVKETFKKRTIIYNTMRQMFNEYGYHEVETPILQPIPGGAAARPFITHHNALNMPLYMRIANELYLKRLIVGGFEGVYEFAKDFRNEGMDRTHNPEFTVMEIYVAYKDYKWMMSFTEEICERVAMALHGTTKVQLGDNIIDYKAPYPRVTMAEAILEHTGYDISGKSEDELREICKKLDIEIDETMGKGKLIDEIFGEKCEGNYIQPTFITDYPKEMSPLTKMHRDNPELTERFELMVNGKELANAYSELNDPIDQRERFEDQLKLSEKGDDEAMFIDQDFLRALEYGMPPTSGMGIGMDRLTMFMTNSPSIQDVLFFPQMKPEKKAVELTDDEKAVFELLKAESPVELPALKEKAGLSNKKWDKAIKGLTKKNVAKVENTDAGLLVTLL